Below is a genomic region from Chloracidobacterium sp..
GCGCAGCGGTGCCCGCTTGACATCAGTGCGCGCCCCAACTAGTGCGGCGGCGACCAAGGCCGCCGCGCCAGCTGTGATGTGCACGACCGTACCGCCAGCGAAGTCAAGCGCCCCGGCTGACCGAATCCACCCGCCAAGGCCCCAGACCCAGTGGGCAACTGGGGCATAGACGCCGATACACCATACCGCCACAAACAGCAGGTAGGCCCGAAAGTCCATGCGCCCGACGACGGCACCAGCAATAAGCGCCGGCGTGATGGCGGCGAACATCCCCTGAAACGCCGCAAAAGCCAAATGCGGTACCGTTCCGGCGTAGTCCGTCTGGGGTGCGCCGCCGACGCCCTGAAAGCCGGCCCAGGCCGTGCCGCCGAGGATTGCTCCGCCGGGCGAGAACGCCAGCGAGTAGCCGATTAAAACCCACATCAGCGTCGCCACGCAGAGCGCGCCAAAGGTCATCATTAGGGTGTTGAGCACATGCCGCCGGCTGACCAATCCGCCGTAAAAAAACGCCAGTCCCGGCGTCATCAGGAAAACCAAGGCGGCGGAGACCAGAAGCCAAGCAGTATCGCCGGACGAAACACCAGTGTCGTTCATACGGGCTTGTTACCAACGTCGGTGGGGGTTGTCGCCGATGCTTCTTGCAATGCGCGTGCCTGTACCTCATCGGCCGTCAGCGGCGTCAAAGCAGCTTCATTTTCCTCACCGGTGCGGATGCGAATGACACGCTCCAGCGGCTGGACGAAAATCTTCCCATCCCCGACTGCGCCCGTCCTGGCTGCCGTCAGGATGGCGGTGATAGCCGGTTCCACAAACGGCTCAGAAACCGCCATGCGCACTTCCACCTTCTCGGTAAACTCAACCACAATCCGTTGGCCGCGGACGTACTCAATAATCTCCGGCTCACCGCCGTGTCCGCGCACACCGCTGACGGAAAGACCCGTCACGCCGACGCGAAAAAGCGCATTTTTGACCTCAGCCAGCCGTTCCGGCCGGATGATCGCCGTGATGAGCTTCATACCGTTCTTCGCTTTCTTGCCGTCTCACCCACTCCGCCGGCGTGTCTACTTCGACCGGCGGCGCGGCTGACGCTTCTGGTTGAGCGCCGCCGTTGAGGACGGCGCGGCGTGCAGGATACACCTCTTCGGCCAAATAACGGGCGTACGCCTCAAATTCGTCGAAGTCCCCGCCTTGGGCTACGATATACACGTCGTCGCCGACGACTTCAAACAGATAACTTTCACCACACGAGGCAATGTAGCGATACTCCACCCGATCGTCATCTGTTTGCGTGATATACCGTGAGCCAAGGATCATGTTAAGTTTGCCGAGATACGTAGGCTCCAGTTTAACCATAGCTACTGCGCTTCGGTGAGGTTCGGCCTCAATGCAAGGAGTGACGCCAACAGCGCATTATAACGGCGCATTATTCCGTTAGAATCTCATTCAAAACGCGGATGGTGTCATCATCGAGAAGCGGCATTTCGTCATTCCCAACCAAGGCGGCGATTTTGCGAATGGTTTCCTGCGACACCTGCTGTCGCCGACGTTTGAGCCGCTCCCGAATCTCCTCGCGTTGACTGCGCAGAATCTCACGGTGAATCTCTAGACCACGCCGCACCAACTTGAGCGCTCGTTCCTCCGCCTGCCTCAACCGGCTGGCTTCTTCCGGCGCAAAACCGCAGCGACATTTGGGCTGGGTCAGCAGAATTTCTTCAACCGGTTCGTTGCATACCATCTGGTACAGGTTGGAGATTTCGTTGATGGCGTCCACGAGGAAGTCTTGGCGGCTGATGCTGAGCTGCGTGAGCATTTCTAGGTTCTGCCACTCCGAGCTTGAAACCAGCCGGGTGCAGAGCGGCTCAATGACATTGGCCTGGGTCGCGCCAGCGTGTAGCAGGCAGTAAAACTCCGCGTAAACGGGCTGAAACGCTCCAAAGGTGAGGTCCACCTGCTTGCGGTTGTTTGGATAAAACAGCTGCCAAGGTGGCGCGCCCCGCAGCTTGAAGGTGGCGCGAATGCGCTCGGCCGTAGGGTTGTTGGTGGGGAAGC
It encodes:
- a CDS encoding P-II family nitrogen regulator, producing the protein MKLITAIIRPERLAEVKNALFRVGVTGLSVSGVRGHGGEPEIIEYVRGQRIVVEFTEKVEVRMAVSEPFVEPAITAILTAARTGAVGDGKIFVQPLERVIRIRTGEENEAALTPLTADEVQARALQEASATTPTDVGNKPV